TCTTGTGTTTATTCTCGAGCCGTCATTTTTCCTCTGCTGACCTCTCGTAGGTGCTTCCCACCCCATGTAACGAGGGCTGTTTCGACGTTTGACCCTTTTCGTGGTACTGTGACATGCGTAACACGCAGATTGGCTCAAACTCTCTTTTAAAGTCGTGATGGCGTTATTGCTTTGGGTATCTGTCCCGTCTACATGGCGTTTTTCATGCTTTGTTAAGCTTGTCTCTTCGACGTGAATAGGACGATAAGAGTCGGTTTGACCATTTGCTTTGTCCGTTTGCAAGACATTTGCGTCACTTGTTATTGAGTCGGGTGCGTTATTTAGGACTCTTTTCCCCATCGTACAGCTGTCGATCTCTGAAGCCCTCGGTGCTGCAGTATTTTTATTGGCAGAGAGTTCTTGAAAGGGAGAACCGACTAAAAGATGTTTTATCTGCAAAGAATCGTTTTGGGAGTACAGCCTTTTCTTCCATGAATCAAGAAGTCGCAGTATTGTTTTGGTTGCATCTGTTCTCTTATTTTCTACTGGGTCAGAAGTAAAACTGGGGTGGGGTTGTGAGTGGTCCGGTAAATCCTTTCCTTTCTCCGTTGTTCGATTTCTAGAGTGACCGATCCTCTCAGTTTGTGCAGGAAAGCTGTTGTAACTGCTGCAACGTGAATCTGACGTTCCTGTCTTGCTGCCAGCATTAGCCATCTCGTCAACTGAGTAACAAGGAGAAGAATGAGGCGTGCATGCAGTGAAGGCAACACGTTCGCCGTTTGATAAATATCTGGTACTTTGATTCGAAAGAGGTTGGTGActtctcaaattttgcattgACTCAAGCGAAGTTTTATGAACATCGGGTTTCTTTACATGCGAAGTGGTTACTAAACGTTGAACAGTATCGCGGGAAATCTCGTTGCCCCcttgattttcattcaactgGACTTGAGGATGAAATTGTGGTTCACTCAAAGCAACGTTCCTTGGCTTTGTAAACGGCTGTTGGCTCTGATTCAGTCTAGGGTTCTCTTTTCCCAGGTTATTCATTTGTAGTCGTTGTGATTGCAAATCCGAAGAGGGACAGCGAGGAGTATTATCCGTCATATTGTTATGATCATTCAATGCTTGGCTTTTTGAGTGTCCAACTGGTGTACGGTTCCCCTCACCCTGTAGCAATCTGGTTATTTCACTCGAAGTCTGTCGCATACTGCATTCTCCTGAAGTCGGTGTCAGGTTGTGTGTTTTACCTAGCACAGGTATTTGCAGAAGATCTCTCTCGACTGGTTTCATAGAAACGGTATCCTTCGTAAAGGGAGTTACTGTAGTTCTTTGATACGATTGTTGCTGGTTTGCTGATTTTAAAACACTCAATAGTGTGTTGTTGGGTTTGCATGGTGGACGCAAAGATCCCTTGTCTTTAGGGTAGCTGGTTTCACCCGCGTTTGTCGATGATTCTCCTTTGACAAATGTGGGGAATCTGAATTTCGCCAAAATGGATGCTTTTCCTGTGTTGTCGGTGTGAATCAAGAAAGATTCTCCATCGAGGTCATTCCTTTGGACCAAAAACACTTCGTCTTGTTTAACAAGGGACATGTCGCTTTTACCATTCTTTTGGTTGAAGTTAAGTACAAGCTCTAACGCAGATTTACAGTTGATTGGTGTGGCAGGCAGAAGGCTCGTCAAAGATGTGTTCGCCACGGGCTGAGCACCAAATTGCGAATATAATTGTTTGCCGTGCTGAAATTCTTTTAATGATTGCACTGATCTACTCAGTTCACTAGTCTCCCTCTCAGCCGTTTTTTGGCTGTCACGCAACGTTCCCCCTGAAgaacgttgcgtgacatccaagAAACCGCTGCGAGGGAGACTACTCAGTTCACTCGATATTCGGGATGTGGGAGAAATAGATTGCACTCCCACAAGTTTAGGATAGCGACCATGATCTAGTGCAAAACCATCAGTTGATCCTGTTCCTCGGCTCCTTATTTTTCTCAGCACTGGTGGCTTATCTGTCTCAGCCAGACTTGGAGACAACAACGTTCTGCTATTGTGACGTTGGTCTACAAATGTAGACAATTGTGACTTTCCTAGGACCGAAAGAGCTGTTTCTTCATCACCGAAAGACAACGATGGCTTTCCTTGATTCGAATATGTTGCTATAGCGTTTTTAGAGCTTTCATCTTCACAAAAACTGTTATCAAATGTTACAATGGATTCAGTGAAAACTCCCTGTCGGCTTGAATCATTTGCTatggaaatatttttattgccTCTGCACAAGGACGAGATATCGCAATCCTGTTTAATACGTTTTCTGTTGTCCATGGTTAGTAAATCTTTTGGGAGTTGGAAAGCGTTGTTGACCAAGGCATGGGCGCAGCTCCACAGTATTTGATAACGTTCCTCAGAACTCCGTGTGGGCTTTACCTCACTGTGCTGTGTTTCCAAGACTCTACAAGTTATCCACGTGTCAGCAAACTAAGCCGACAGAAAGCAGGGTCACTGAAACGCTGAGTAACAAAAGGACGAGAAAATCCGCGTCAACAAATGTCTGGGAAATTTTAACCATTTGAGAAAGTGTTCGGAGTTGTCATGCGCACGTGGTCCCAGGAACCGTATCTCTCACATCATCATTATCTTTCAAGGGCAGATATCTTATAGTAGTGAATCAAGTATAATGGGTCTATATTGTTGTGTAAGAACGTCCATTGTCTGTCTCAAGGTGTCGCTACTGGGGAGCATTTCATTCTTACTGCTTTGTTTGGCGTGTGTATAGGAAATTGTCTTAGTTCGTACACGAATATGCCTTATTTCGTTTACGAATTTGCCTTCGTATACGAACTTGCCTAAGTTCGTCAAAGCTATGTTGGGGTCTTTTACTCGTGTTGTGTTAAAATTAGCAGGTTTGCTAATACATTTTTTGCAACAGTTTTCGTGTATTTGAACGTAACGTGCGTTTAATTCTCGTCCAGGTCTGCGAAAACGAGGGCAATTTGAACAGAAAAGAGATTTCGATGACAGAAAACGAAactttcccacaccgggaatcgaacccgggccacggcggtgagagcgccggatcctaaccactagaccatatGGGAGTTGTTAagaacaaatttgaaaacaatgggGATATTTGTTATGATGATGTTgtagagaaataattattttgttttcattaaattatGACTTGGCGTTGAGCTAAAGTTCCGCATGAATGTTTTGATTGGCATACATTGAGTTTCGACTTACCAGGATTATATTTGCctcttcgttttcattctgAGACTGTGCTAAAAAACGAAGTCAGAAAATGATAAGGCAGAACTTTTTGATTTCTGAAAGCAAGGTTCCATGCAACGCGAACTTTCTGGTGGTACCGATTGAAATACAATCCATCATGAGTGGACTTTGCCCAAGGAAATGTCCATAAATGACCTATGTTGATCATTCCAAAAGTGAACGATGGACTTTGTCACGCTAGCGTGTACTGTGGTGCAATTACATTTCTGACGTTGGGCTGTTGTATACGGAATAAACTCAGGTAGTTAGTCTTGCCTTAAGCCGTTTTTAATTGAAGTCTTTATAGTTTTCATTGAAAGATCTTATGTTAAAGTCAATATTTATTGTCCAATGCGCTGGCGTCACGGGACCAGCGCGGGTACATCACAAGATTAGTCGTAGCTCAAGCTAACGTGGTCTGACCGAGAGTTCAAAGGGCTATGATTTGGCATAAGCTACGAATTGCACATGTAAACATAGGAGAATATCGTAAGGATCTTAAAATTGCAAGAAACGTGAGCGCAACAAAAATTTCATCGACTTGCTTCTAAAAAATCATATTTATTGCTGGTATTGTCTTTCTGAATGTTCATGCTTCGAACTGATGTTGTTAAGCTCGGATACTACCTGTATAGGCTCATCCCCACTGGAATTCATTTGATATAGATACAATAAGGAAATGTAGGAAAGGCACGGTGTGTTAACAGGATAagcattgagaaaatatttgatttaaCTCGGAAAGGGGGCTGCacaattaaaatataaagGTGGACTCACTGTCCGTTAAAAGaggaaataattttacatGGGAAGAGATATATTTAGATAAAATTTGATCACAAGAAGTTTCGTGGAAATGCCAGTTGTCTGCTTCTTTCAAGTGATCTCGTTGCTTATCTTGGCATTTTAATTTGAATGGAAAACAGGCAATACAATACGGTTCGATAGGTTGCCCGCGCTTGTCACCATTCGGAAAATTATTCCCAAGCTTAGAAAATGTGCGTGCGCAGATGCAATGGCTTGCCCAAGTGCGTTACTTTTGcctcatggaaaacaaaatgtttacaCATTTTTATATAGATACGGCAAACTATTTGCCACGCAAATTCGTAAGAAACGGATGTGATACATTTGTGCGAGGAGTCGACGAGAGAGAGGTAGAGGCAacaccaggagccgatgagtaggagcttgcaactcccatactaagcctatgtcacggcatttttacagactggtctatttttagtacacctttccttttgtgaaagaaaggcagttccggtccagtaacgcagtgacgtcaattagtgtcttgtgattggttatggcactcccaaaggagtctcattcaaagtagattcgatttaaaaataaatcgggcTATGAAAACGCCttccgtgacagaaatatagtggagttgcatggtCCTGCTCATATGCATAGGCTCCTGGCAACGCCCATTTCAGCATTACATCATCAGAGGTACTGCTGCCGGCTCCATTGATTTTGTCACCCAGTGCTTGAGTTCAATAAATTGTCTGATGCACAGACAAAATGTCCAAACTTCTTCGCAAAATTAAGGAGGGATGAGCAAGTTTTTAAATCATTCCATCCGGCGATCCCGACCTTTCGTTTGGTCTTTTGGGGACAGAATTTGCTTCTTCGTGTTTCGTTTTCCGCATTTCACGGCACCAAAGTTGGGACTTCGGGTTCTCAACTGACTTCACTTTGTGTAATAATCTGAGCGttgattcctttctttctgGTTTAAGGCTATTAACTTTAGGTGCCCAGTGTCTGAATAAGGGGGTTATTCAGTAATTCGAGCTCAATAGCCTCActgaaaaattacaaactgaaatcaaagcaattcaaataaaacgttggtttttggtgagaggggacaCCGGAGTACACGAGGGGAAAAATACCACAAGctgagaagagaaccaacacaCTCACTATCAACTCAATcatatttatcccaaatacccctAGGAACCGTGCTATTTCCTATACAGATAAGATGATGCTGCATTTCCTCTCTTTTAAAAGGCTGAAGTGTGTTTCCTCTTGCAATGAGATATGCTTCTCTAGCTTTACGTAAGCTGTCGCGATTGGAGTGAACAAGTTCTAATAAAATGAGTGAGATGTCATCAGCGGTATGATTTTCTCATTTGAATATCTACTGATGTACTCTGCTTCTTTTGAcattctctgtttttttttggaggtGACCGCCGCCCATAGTATAAACTATCAAGGTCTTATTTACATTTAATTAAAAAGGGCAACGTGCCAATCTGACTTAAAGGTCTCGGTCAAACAGATCTGTTCTCTGTCAGAAACTCCTAGTATAGTATCCGGAATCCTGTGGCATGCCACGTATTCTACATTGCTTTCAAAATGGAGTTTTTCAGGGATTTTGCTGTAATTGATCGAACAGACTTGAAAGAAATCTTAAAGAAACGTAGAGATATCATGATGAAGTTGCTGTTCTTCTTTTTGGCCCTATCTTTTGCTGTAATTCTTAGCGGAATTAACGCTAGTGGTAAGAGATCACAATGAGGAAAGCCCCTCTTCGCATCGATTTCAGTCAGATAGTATAACATTGTTAGCTGTACTCGCTTAAACATTGGACCTCGTTTCAGTCGATGGTTTTGAGCGTGTACCATAATGTATCGCCGGGTACTATTCCTGTTAGCTCGCGAAATTCTCTTTCATCTACAAACGTTAATTAGTGTCTATTGCAATTAGCGAAATAGGTTCTTCCAAGACTAGAGAATTTCTCTAACGTAGTGCAGGGCTAACATCTCCCTGTCCGGCCAGTTACACCCCCCTGTTACATGATGTGGGGAGAATTTAGCCGTCGTATTTTGAAACTATATTGATCCCGTATTTTTgaattattactactattcAATCAATTAATTCCTTTTAACTCAATTCAAACTCCAAGGCGCtaattgaaaaagaatgagaatttcaaaacaaataacatgataataCATGAAGTATAtagattataataattactggaTGGAGACGATCCAAGCAGCAGTGGCAAACCTAGTGGataaattacaacaaaaacgTCATTGACAATGATGTTTTCATtggatgaaaaattatttgttcGTTCGCAAGGCTAAACAGTTAAGAGGAATTctccaagaaagtgaagcaaagttggaaatcgAAAATAATAACCccccttcattttttgtgtggaggtaggttacctgggGGGGTGAACAAAAACAGCCATATTTGGATTGGCAGgtgtatcgttgccatggtaaccgcaCTTGATCACCTCGGCCAGACGTCGatgtttttaccaaaaaattcactctcaagaagtaaaaataaacgagtctggttctcGGGTGCATGAGAACCAATACAAATGAGattcatacagatggtagAGCCACTCTCctagtttataaaatttgccattaaaCAATTTTGGGTTTTATTATCAAGAAGACAATGGTCGTTTTATTATGTcccctgtcagccattttgacaaacaaggaaaacaagcacaaccatattcgtaatttctctGAAAGTATtctttccacatgaaccaaattagcagcagagcttacatagatattgaagtttctaaatattataaaatctgtttggggaaaattacATTCTGGCCATGGGTGTTAAAGACATCCGaggcaagtttcaaaaaaattgcaaaattgaaaattttgagggcTCCAGTATTTGGCTC
This sequence is a window from Acropora palmata chromosome 9, jaAcrPala1.3, whole genome shotgun sequence. Protein-coding genes within it:
- the LOC141893162 gene encoding uncharacterized protein LOC141893162, with the protein product MDNRKRIKQDCDISSLCRGNKNISIANDSSRQGVFTESIVTFDNSFCEDESSKNAIATYSNQGKPSLSFGDEETALSVLGKSQLSTFVDQRHNSRTLLSPSLAETDKPPVLRKIRSRGTGSTDGFALDHGRYPKLVGVQSISPTSRISSELSSLPRSGFLDVTQRSSGGTLRDSQKTAERETSELSRSVQSLKEFQHGKQLYSQFGAQPVANTSLTSLLPATPINCKSALELVLNFNQKNGKSDMSLVKQDEVFLVQRNDLDGESFLIHTDNTGKASILAKFRFPTFVKGESSTNAGETSYPKDKGSLRPPCKPNNTLLSVLKSANQQQSYQRTTVTPFTKDTVSMKPVERDLLQIPVLGKTHNLTPTSGECSMRQTSSEITRLLQGEGNRTPVGHSKSQALNDHNNMTDNTPRCPSSDLQSQRLQMNNLGKENPRLNQSQQPFTKPRNVALSEPQFHPQVQLNENQGGNEISRDTVQRLVTTSHVKKPDVHKTSLESMQNLRSHQPLSNQSTRYLSNGERVAFTACTPHSSPCYSVDEMANAGSKTGTSDSRCSSYNSFPAQTERIGHSRNRTTEKGKDLPDHSQPHPSFTSDPVENKRTDATKTILRLLDSWKKRLYSQNDSLQIKHLLVGSPFQELSANKNTAAPRASEIDSCTMGKRVLNNAPDSITSDANVLQTDKANGQTDSYRPIHVEETSLTKHEKRHVDGTDTQSNNAITTLKESLSQSACYACHSTTKRVKRRNSPRYMGWEAPTRGQQRKNDGSRINTRANEIVEIVIDPSPEPVNQIQTTGSNAENIGEDTLLRGQRSDTGPLSQRTLHTGVTCDHNNDDDDDDVVEVIIPKPKRHCPLRISLDSGRVNETKATSSRDNFGNDELTTKQTVQRETVETVNVVTEHNFRSEMTREKYETLETNQMNGVEEGEIQSSETDEAIEEQTQLDRNEHGLLHKTIVSCESRAEDDSDVTSSSSVNDYSYRTVSDTSRATDVNEGNDSKREISLLVRNDCGEDGVNSAQNDGKDAVCLKVEHNYKQEKAVLKTARDQLEKKTRKTRLRIGQEDINWKKKYLQKLETRLEKKLTKIGGESSINHDLGV